Proteins from a single region of Streptomyces glaucescens:
- a CDS encoding PP2C family protein-serine/threonine phosphatase, which translates to MPVPVPRQRAIPAVESGQAPAASTGGPSGDPGAVAPRREDTAQNTSDTTATVHHTNLTLLLIEDDPGGSPIVPELLDQTGKPIRVRTARNLTEAERLLTDDVHCILLDLALPAPGRAGETDDELAVLRHVLELAPRHAVLALTASGDAERGAEAVRVGAQDYLFRDELDGRLLSRAIQYAVERKRSDTAERRLAEGRMRAQENRRLERGLLPTPLLEGSSLRFAARYRPGRSRALLGGDFYDVVRTPDGTVHAMIGDVCGHGPDEAALGVELRIAWRALTLAGLCGDQLLNTLQQVLEHERADDEIFATLCTVDIAPDGRRAGLCLAGHPAPLVIRPGLPGAPGPAAAAGVPTPRLLPYDNNGPALGLLPGARWPRMQVELGAEWSLMLYTDGLIEGRVGAGGERLGQDGMVEMISRQLAAGLTGEELLRAAVTEVRELNGGELTDDVAVLLLDRVP; encoded by the coding sequence ATGCCCGTACCCGTACCGCGGCAGAGAGCGATCCCGGCCGTGGAGAGTGGTCAGGCGCCCGCCGCGTCCACCGGCGGCCCCTCCGGAGACCCCGGTGCCGTGGCCCCGCGCAGGGAAGACACGGCCCAGAACACCTCCGACACCACCGCCACCGTCCACCACACCAACCTCACGCTGCTGCTGATCGAGGACGATCCCGGCGGCTCCCCGATCGTGCCCGAGCTGCTGGACCAGACCGGCAAGCCCATCCGGGTGCGCACCGCGCGCAACCTCACCGAGGCCGAGCGGCTGCTCACCGACGACGTCCACTGCATCCTGCTGGACCTGGCACTGCCGGCCCCCGGCCGGGCGGGCGAGACCGACGACGAGCTGGCCGTGCTCCGCCACGTGCTGGAGCTGGCCCCCCGGCACGCCGTCCTCGCCCTGACCGCCTCCGGCGACGCCGAGCGCGGTGCCGAGGCGGTCCGCGTGGGCGCCCAGGACTACCTGTTCCGCGACGAGCTGGACGGCCGGCTGCTCAGCCGCGCCATCCAGTACGCCGTCGAGCGGAAGCGGTCCGACACGGCCGAGCGGCGGCTCGCCGAGGGCCGGATGCGCGCCCAGGAGAACCGCCGCCTGGAGCGCGGCCTGCTGCCGACGCCGCTGCTGGAGGGGTCCTCGCTGCGGTTCGCCGCCCGTTACCGGCCCGGCCGTTCGCGCGCGCTGCTCGGCGGCGACTTCTACGACGTCGTCCGCACCCCCGACGGCACCGTGCACGCCATGATCGGCGACGTCTGCGGGCACGGCCCCGACGAGGCCGCGCTCGGCGTGGAGCTGCGCATCGCCTGGCGGGCGCTGACCCTGGCCGGGCTGTGCGGGGACCAGCTGCTGAACACCCTCCAGCAGGTCCTGGAGCACGAGCGCGCCGACGACGAGATCTTCGCGACGCTGTGCACGGTCGACATCGCCCCCGACGGCCGCCGCGCGGGCCTGTGCCTGGCCGGGCACCCGGCGCCCCTGGTGATCCGCCCGGGCCTGCCGGGGGCCCCCGGCCCGGCCGCGGCGGCGGGCGTCCCCACGCCGCGCCTGCTGCCGTACGACAACAACGGCCCCGCGCTCGGTCTGCTGCCCGGCGCGCGCTGGCCGCGGATGCAGGTGGAGCTGGGCGCCGAGTGGAGCCTGATGCTGTACACCGACGGCCTCATCGAGGGCCGGGTCGGCGCGGGCGGGGAGCGGCTCGGCCAGGACGGCATGGTCGAGATGATCAGCCGCCAGCTGGCCGCCGGACTCACCGGCGAGGAACTGCTGCGGGCCGCCGTGACCGAGGTCCGCGAGCTGAACGGCGGCGAGCTGACGGACGACGTGGCGGTGCTGCTGCTGGACCGGGTGCCGTAG
- a CDS encoding nitroreductase/quinone reductase family protein — MPNDFNQRIIDEFRAGKGRLTGMFEDARLILLTTTGARSGKPHTTPVGYLPDGGERILVIASAGGSPRHPAWYHNLLAHPEVTVEDGAFVYRARAEPLTGEERDQAFARAVESDPGWAAYQEKTTRLIPVVALYEIPADGPPTFNAGSLGEAIKVVHDAFRRELALLRREISGSGTALGAQLRVNCLTFCHGLHNHHTGEDLGLFPMIEGSRPESAPVMALLREEHERIAALVEELRGVVTGPGDPAAVRAEVERLATELEAHLTHEEEQLIPLLA, encoded by the coding sequence TTGCCCAACGACTTCAACCAACGGATCATCGACGAGTTCCGGGCCGGCAAGGGCCGGCTCACCGGAATGTTCGAGGACGCCCGGCTGATCCTGCTGACCACCACCGGCGCCCGCTCGGGCAAGCCGCACACCACACCCGTCGGCTATCTGCCCGACGGCGGCGAACGCATCCTGGTCATCGCCTCGGCGGGTGGCTCCCCGCGGCACCCGGCCTGGTACCACAATCTCCTCGCGCACCCCGAAGTCACCGTCGAGGACGGCGCGTTCGTCTACCGGGCGCGGGCCGAACCGCTGACCGGCGAGGAGCGCGACCAGGCGTTCGCGCGGGCCGTGGAGAGCGACCCGGGCTGGGCGGCGTACCAGGAGAAGACCACGCGGCTGATCCCCGTGGTCGCCCTGTACGAGATCCCGGCCGACGGCCCGCCCACCTTCAACGCCGGCTCCCTGGGCGAGGCGATCAAGGTCGTCCACGACGCCTTCCGGCGCGAACTCGCCCTGCTGCGACGGGAGATCTCCGGGTCCGGCACCGCCCTCGGCGCCCAGCTCCGCGTCAACTGCCTCACGTTCTGCCACGGCCTGCACAACCACCACACCGGCGAGGACCTGGGCCTCTTCCCGATGATCGAGGGCAGCCGTCCCGAGTCCGCCCCCGTCATGGCGTTGCTGCGGGAGGAGCACGAGCGCATCGCCGCCCTGGTCGAGGAACTGCGCGGGGTCGTCACCGGCCCGGGGGACCCGGCGGCCGTCCGCGCGGAGGTGGAGCGGCTGGCCACCGAGCTGGAGGCCCACCTGACGCACGAGGAGGAACAGCTGATACCGCTGCTCGCCTGA
- a CDS encoding NAD(P)-dependent oxidoreductase, whose product MSTNVFDPASASVTVLGLGPMGRALATAFLDAGVRTTVWNRTPGRDAELVARGALTAGSAEEAVAASGLVVVCVVNYDASDAILRRETVTDALKGRTVVNLSADTPARARDTGEWAGRHGVRYLDGAIMTPAPSIGTPDAVFLYSGPRDLYEEHRPVLDVLGGAHTHLGEDIGRAASYDIALLDIFWTAMGGYAHAVAVARAEGISAGELTPFAQGIAAILPPLFEEFAHDVDSGTYSGELNPLTSGASTMAHIVHASEEHGIEASLMRAIEGQARRVIGLGHGADGFMRVAEVLGRTRRP is encoded by the coding sequence ATGTCTACGAACGTCTTCGACCCCGCCTCCGCTTCCGTGACCGTCCTCGGACTGGGTCCCATGGGCCGTGCCCTGGCCACTGCGTTCCTGGACGCCGGTGTGCGCACCACCGTCTGGAACCGCACCCCGGGCCGGGACGCCGAGCTGGTGGCGCGCGGCGCGCTGACGGCCGGGTCGGCGGAGGAGGCGGTGGCGGCGAGCGGCCTCGTGGTCGTCTGCGTCGTCAACTACGACGCCTCCGACGCGATCCTGCGGCGCGAGACCGTCACCGACGCCCTGAAGGGCCGTACGGTCGTCAACCTCAGCGCGGACACCCCCGCCCGCGCCCGGGACACCGGCGAGTGGGCCGGCCGGCACGGTGTCCGCTACCTGGACGGCGCGATCATGACGCCCGCGCCCAGCATCGGCACCCCCGACGCCGTGTTCCTGTACAGCGGCCCCCGCGACCTCTACGAGGAGCACCGGCCCGTCCTGGACGTGCTGGGCGGCGCCCACACCCACCTCGGCGAGGACATCGGCCGGGCCGCCTCGTACGACATCGCCCTGCTGGACATCTTCTGGACCGCGATGGGCGGCTACGCGCACGCGGTCGCCGTGGCCCGCGCCGAGGGCATCTCCGCGGGCGAGCTGACTCCCTTCGCGCAGGGCATCGCCGCGATCCTGCCGCCGCTCTTCGAGGAGTTCGCGCACGACGTGGACAGCGGCACCTACTCGGGCGAGCTGAACCCGCTCACCTCCGGCGCGTCCACCATGGCGCACATCGTCCACGCCTCCGAGGAGCACGGGATCGAGGCGAGCCTGATGCGGGCGATCGAGGGGCAGGCCCGCCGGGTGATCGGCCTGGGACACGGCGCGGACGGGTTCATGCGGGTCGCGGAGGTGCTGGGCCGCACCCGGCGCCCCTGA
- a CDS encoding winged helix-turn-helix transcriptional regulator has protein sequence MTRSRARDVNVCGVTAAISVIDGKWKTALLWLLESGPHRPAELRRKLPGLSEKVLTQALREMEEDGLVHREVFAVLPPKTVYTLTGFGRELSEALAPLSDWGHRRLERLAAPVVAS, from the coding sequence ATGACGCGCAGCCGGGCCCGGGACGTGAATGTCTGCGGGGTGACCGCCGCGATCTCGGTGATCGACGGCAAGTGGAAGACGGCGCTGCTGTGGCTGCTGGAGTCGGGGCCGCACCGCCCGGCCGAGCTGCGCCGCAAGCTGCCGGGCCTCAGCGAGAAGGTGCTGACTCAGGCCCTGCGCGAGATGGAGGAGGACGGCCTCGTGCACCGGGAGGTGTTCGCCGTCCTGCCGCCGAAGACGGTGTACACGCTCACCGGCTTCGGCCGTGAACTGTCCGAGGCCCTCGCTCCTCTCTCCGACTGGGGACACCGCCGCCTGGAACGCCTCGCGGCGCCCGTGGTGGCCTCCTGA
- a CDS encoding helix-turn-helix domain-containing protein, which produces MASLNVGSLGEYLREQRRSAQLSLRQLAEAAGVSNPYLSQIERGLRKPSAEVLQQVAKALRISAETLYVRAGILDAERDRDEVETRAVILADPTLNERQKQVLLQVYDSFRKENGHGETHGESTPDDTGDAGPQQTAG; this is translated from the coding sequence ATGGCATCGCTCAACGTCGGAAGTCTCGGGGAGTACCTGCGGGAGCAGCGGCGCAGCGCGCAGCTTTCGCTGCGGCAGCTCGCCGAGGCGGCCGGGGTGTCCAACCCGTACCTGAGCCAGATCGAGCGCGGACTGCGCAAGCCGAGCGCGGAGGTGCTCCAGCAGGTCGCCAAGGCGCTGCGGATCTCCGCGGAGACGCTGTACGTGCGCGCCGGGATCCTGGACGCCGAGCGGGACCGCGACGAGGTCGAGACCCGGGCGGTCATCCTCGCCGATCCCACTCTGAACGAGCGGCAGAAGCAGGTGCTGCTCCAGGTGTACGACTCGTTCCGCAAGGAGAACGGGCACGGGGAGACGCACGGGGAGAGCACCCCGGACGACACGGGCGATGCCGGTCCGCAGCAGACGGCCGGATGA
- a CDS encoding DUF2516 family protein, with amino-acid sequence MQGFAGFLWLLNLALILFSGFALIDAATRREDAYRAADKQTKPFWLIILGLAFVVSLIFGILSFLPILGLIATIVYMVDVRPALRGLPGGGRPRRGSSSDGPYGPYNGGR; translated from the coding sequence ATGCAGGGTTTCGCTGGGTTCCTGTGGCTGCTGAACCTGGCCCTGATCCTTTTCAGCGGCTTCGCGCTGATCGACGCCGCCACGCGCCGCGAGGACGCCTATCGCGCGGCGGACAAGCAGACGAAGCCGTTCTGGCTGATCATCCTGGGTCTGGCCTTCGTGGTCAGCCTGATCTTCGGCATCCTGTCGTTCCTGCCGATCCTCGGCCTGATCGCGACGATCGTGTACATGGTCGACGTCCGCCCGGCACTGCGCGGCCTGCCCGGCGGTGGCCGCCCCCGGCGCGGCTCCAGCAGCGACGGTCCGTACGGGCCGTACAACGGCGGCCGCTGA
- a CDS encoding HelD family protein — MTSPDPALQRALRLERAHHDRCRSALAAMVEGAREQVHAGADVSASGADAEVLGRRLRSQAKELRELPEGPLFFGRLDFDPAAPEAHGGPHGPLHIGRLRVTEHPTAPPLVVDWRAPVARAFYQAGPRDPRGVAVRRRFGWAPGSRGASADLTGLEDEHLARGESRPSEIVTREIERPRVGPMRDIAATIQPEQDDLVRAALTASVCVQGAPGTGKTAVGLHRAAYLLYTHPQRIRRGGLLILGPSRAFLDYIAEVLPALGETGVRQSTVRDEIARHPVTGTDDERTAVVKHDARTAEVLRRALYARVRPDAGAGALAVPDGSYRWRVAAEDLRAIVAGVRDERTPYAVGRERVRARVVAALRAQAERRGGPRTSAWVRRIERARPLVAWLDAVWPRVRPEEVVAGLLADPAALERAAAGLLDAGEREALLWPRPPRSWKSARWSAADLVLLDEVAGLIEHPAGYGHVVVDEAQDLSPMECRAIARRSVHGSLTVLGDLAQGTTAWAARDWSALLRHLGKPDAAVIPLTTGFRVPAAVLGLANRVLRRLDVAVPEPRSLRRDGELVVRETDDVPAAVVTAVRDALAGEGSVGVVAADADVPRLRRTLAAAGLRTTDAPAAHARVAVLPASQVKGLEYDHVVAVEPAAIAEAEQRGLHRLYVVLTRAVSALTVVHTRPLPF; from the coding sequence ATGACGTCACCCGACCCCGCGCTCCAGCGCGCCCTCCGCCTCGAACGCGCCCACCACGACCGCTGCCGCTCCGCCCTCGCCGCCATGGTCGAGGGCGCCCGGGAACAGGTACACGCCGGTGCGGACGTCTCCGCCTCCGGCGCCGACGCCGAAGTCCTCGGCCGCCGGCTGCGCAGCCAGGCCAAGGAACTGCGCGAACTGCCCGAAGGCCCGCTGTTCTTCGGCCGGCTCGACTTCGACCCGGCCGCACCGGAGGCCCACGGCGGCCCGCACGGCCCGCTGCACATCGGCCGGCTGCGGGTCACCGAGCACCCCACCGCCCCGCCGCTCGTCGTCGACTGGCGCGCCCCCGTCGCCCGCGCCTTCTACCAGGCGGGCCCCCGGGACCCGCGGGGCGTCGCGGTCCGCCGCCGCTTCGGCTGGGCCCCCGGCAGCCGCGGCGCGAGCGCCGACCTCACCGGCCTGGAGGACGAGCACCTGGCCCGCGGCGAGAGCCGGCCGAGCGAGATCGTCACCCGGGAGATCGAGCGTCCCCGAGTCGGCCCGATGCGGGACATCGCGGCCACCATCCAGCCCGAGCAGGACGACCTCGTGCGCGCCGCCCTCACCGCCTCGGTGTGCGTCCAGGGCGCCCCCGGCACCGGCAAGACCGCCGTCGGCCTGCACCGCGCCGCCTATCTGCTCTACACCCATCCGCAGCGCATCCGGCGCGGCGGACTGCTGATCCTCGGGCCCAGCCGCGCCTTCCTCGACTACATCGCCGAGGTGCTGCCCGCGCTCGGCGAGACCGGCGTACGGCAGTCCACGGTCCGGGACGAGATCGCCCGGCACCCGGTCACCGGCACCGACGACGAGCGGACCGCCGTCGTCAAGCACGACGCCCGGACGGCCGAGGTGCTGCGCCGGGCGCTGTACGCGCGCGTGCGCCCCGACGCCGGCGCCGGCGCCCTCGCCGTGCCGGACGGCTCCTACCGCTGGCGCGTCGCCGCGGAGGATCTGCGGGCGATCGTGGCCGGCGTACGGGACGAGCGGACGCCGTACGCGGTCGGGCGGGAGCGGGTCCGCGCGCGCGTGGTGGCCGCGCTGCGCGCGCAGGCCGAGCGCCGGGGCGGGCCCCGCACCAGCGCCTGGGTGCGGCGGATCGAGCGCGCCCGCCCGCTCGTCGCGTGGCTGGACGCCGTGTGGCCGCGGGTGCGGCCCGAGGAGGTCGTCGCCGGGCTGCTCGCCGACCCGGCCGCCCTCGAACGGGCCGCCGCCGGGCTGCTGGACGCCGGCGAGCGCGAGGCCCTGCTGTGGCCGCGCCCGCCGCGCTCCTGGAAGTCCGCCCGCTGGTCGGCCGCCGACCTGGTGCTCCTCGACGAGGTCGCCGGGCTGATCGAACACCCCGCGGGGTACGGCCATGTCGTCGTCGACGAGGCGCAGGACCTCTCCCCGATGGAGTGCCGTGCCATCGCCCGCCGCTCGGTCCACGGCTCCCTGACCGTGCTCGGCGACCTGGCCCAGGGCACGACGGCGTGGGCCGCCCGGGACTGGTCCGCGCTCCTGCGCCACCTCGGCAAGCCGGACGCCGCCGTCATCCCGCTGACCACCGGCTTCCGCGTCCCCGCGGCCGTCCTCGGGCTCGCCAACCGGGTCCTGCGGCGCCTCGACGTCGCCGTTCCCGAGCCCCGCTCGCTGCGCCGGGACGGCGAGCTGGTGGTGCGCGAGACGGACGACGTGCCCGCCGCGGTCGTGACGGCGGTCCGGGACGCCCTCGCCGGCGAGGGGTCCGTCGGGGTCGTCGCGGCCGACGCGGACGTGCCCCGGCTGCGCCGCACCCTGGCCGCCGCCGGCCTCCGCACGACGGACGCGCCGGCCGCGCACGCCCGGGTCGCGGTGCTGCCCGCGAGCCAGGTCAAGGGCCTGGAGTACGACCACGTCGTGGCCGTCGAGCCGGCCGCGATCGCGGAGGCGGAGCAACGGGGCCTGCACCGGCTGTACGTGGTGCTGACCCGGGCGGTGTCGGCACTGACGGTGGTGCACACGAGGCCCTTGCCGTTCTAG
- a CDS encoding TetR family transcriptional regulator → MAEIGLRERKRQRMYQVVSDLAIGLFLEKGFDAVSVAEVAAAAEISKPTLFRYFPAKEDLVLHRIADHEGEAARVVAASDAAPLTALRRAFLAGLERYDPVTGLSDDPGVLAFHTLLYGTPALVARLHGHLERSEAALAGALGGDLEARLAAGQIVAVQRILAQENWRRIAAGERAADVRPEAVAAAERAFGLLAAGLPRYAGR, encoded by the coding sequence ATGGCTGAGATCGGGCTGCGGGAGCGCAAGCGGCAGCGGATGTACCAGGTGGTGTCGGACCTCGCGATCGGACTGTTCCTGGAGAAGGGCTTCGACGCGGTGTCCGTCGCCGAGGTGGCGGCCGCGGCGGAGATCTCCAAGCCGACGCTGTTCCGGTACTTCCCGGCCAAGGAGGATCTGGTCCTGCACCGGATCGCGGACCACGAGGGCGAGGCGGCCCGGGTGGTCGCGGCCTCGGACGCCGCCCCGCTGACCGCGCTGCGCCGGGCGTTCCTGGCGGGCCTGGAGCGGTACGACCCCGTCACCGGGCTCAGCGACGATCCCGGGGTGCTGGCCTTCCACACCCTGCTCTACGGCACTCCGGCCCTGGTCGCCCGGCTGCACGGGCACCTGGAGCGTTCGGAGGCGGCGCTCGCCGGCGCGCTGGGCGGTGATCTGGAGGCCCGGCTGGCGGCGGGGCAGATCGTCGCGGTGCAGCGGATCCTGGCGCAGGAGAACTGGCGGCGGATCGCGGCGGGGGAGCGCGCGGCGGACGTACGGCCGGAGGCGGTGGCGGCGGCCGAGCGCGCCTTCGGCCTGCTGGCCGCGGGGCTGCCCCGGTACGCCGGGAGGTGA
- a CDS encoding zinc-binding dehydrogenase, which yields MLTAQVKEFGGPEVLVPVTVPDPEPGPGEVLIEVSHADTIFLETQLRAGWGGEYFTVTPPYVPGGGVAGTVRAIGAGTGARWLGRRVAAFVDGSYAERALAPADALTPVPEGLDLPAAAALVHDGVTAMGLLERIALTAGDRVLILGASGGMGTLLVQLAHARGARVVAAARGDRKRALVRRLGADETVDVTTADWPEQARAALGGAADVVLDGVGGPLGAAALPLTAPGGRFSAHGAPTGAFADLDRADATRRGVTLYGIADAQYTADEVVRLRTAAFAAAAAGRLTPVIGQRVPLAEAARAHRLIEGREVVGKVVLEAAR from the coding sequence ATGCTCACGGCGCAGGTGAAGGAGTTCGGCGGTCCCGAGGTACTGGTGCCGGTGACGGTGCCCGACCCCGAGCCCGGGCCCGGCGAGGTGCTGATCGAGGTGTCCCACGCCGACACCATCTTCCTGGAGACCCAGCTCCGGGCGGGCTGGGGCGGCGAGTACTTCACGGTCACCCCGCCGTACGTGCCCGGCGGCGGGGTCGCCGGGACCGTGCGGGCGATCGGCGCGGGGACCGGGGCGCGGTGGCTGGGGCGCCGGGTCGCCGCCTTCGTCGACGGCAGCTACGCCGAACGCGCACTCGCTCCGGCCGACGCCCTCACCCCCGTACCCGAGGGCCTGGACCTGCCCGCGGCGGCGGCCCTCGTCCACGACGGGGTGACCGCGATGGGCCTGCTGGAGCGCATCGCCCTCACGGCCGGCGACCGGGTGCTGATCCTCGGCGCGTCCGGCGGCATGGGCACCCTGCTCGTCCAGCTGGCCCACGCCCGCGGGGCCCGGGTGGTCGCGGCGGCCCGGGGGGATCGGAAGCGGGCGCTGGTACGGCGGCTGGGCGCCGACGAGACGGTGGACGTCACCACTGCCGACTGGCCGGAGCAGGCCCGGGCCGCGCTCGGCGGCGCCGCCGACGTCGTCCTCGACGGAGTGGGCGGCCCGCTCGGCGCCGCCGCCCTCCCGCTCACCGCTCCCGGCGGGCGCTTCTCCGCCCACGGCGCCCCCACCGGCGCCTTCGCCGACCTGGACCGTGCGGACGCGACCCGGCGCGGCGTCACCCTGTACGGCATCGCCGACGCGCAGTACACGGCCGACGAGGTTGTGCGGCTGCGCACCGCCGCCTTCGCCGCGGCGGCCGCCGGACGGCTCACCCCGGTGATCGGGCAGCGCGTGCCGCTGGCGGAGGCCGCCCGGGCCCACCGGCTGATCGAGGGCCGGGAGGTGGTGGGGAAGGTGGTGCTGGAGGCCGCGCGGTGA